A window from Megalops cyprinoides isolate fMegCyp1 chromosome 8, fMegCyp1.pri, whole genome shotgun sequence encodes these proteins:
- the myrf gene encoding myelin regulatory factor isoform X2 — protein MDVVDETEALQRFFEGHDINSSLEPANIDTSILEEYISKEDDSTDICFSEVHSTPGPSYSLPQTGVSSSGGVVCGVSSPIHLRQETAPLSSHTPFPPPSHLGLIRQNYSCLGQQQHIKTDHRGHYIPGTLPESPPDSSSEPYSPQQVNDSHLLRTMTPENMCHMTPPPPPPPHPHYPSMHRDVYMKPEPMVSQYPIGPAVGGGGDMQQTQMLQQLLQHPQGQDGIAVHQAKKRKHSDSPPGTLNAQMLTGIIKQEPGLMQDAESSYLDPNYQCIKWQPHQQNKWTPLYDANGKELPMPTYRVDADKGFNFSVPDDAFVCQKKNHFQVTVYIGMLGDPKYVKTCEGLQPIDCFYLKLNGVKLEAMNQSINVEQSQSDRSKRPFKPVLVTLPPEQVTKVTVGRLHFSETTANNMRKKGKPNPDQRYFMLVVALQAQSHSQSYTVAAQVSERIIVRASNPGQFESDSEVLWQRGQLPDSVYHHGRVGVNTDRPDEALVIHGNLKVMGSLVHPSDIRAKENVQEVDTTDNLKRISQMRLVHYQYKPEFAATVGIENTAETGVIAQEVQQILPEAVKEGGDVVCANGETIPNLLVVNKDRIFMENVGAVKELCKLTDNLEMRIDELERWSRKLAKLRRLDSMKSTVSGGTVSQSGSQFSRSGSGPLKKRAPKLGKKSPSSQDGCFSPRILQGAILALIIVMTFSLISMSILYVLTLHHHGEITDTVGASAELGSSRKSTYSSHRDTTLPPQASTLPSPLPSNQAACCPSPTVVNNESVNSLLSSTNQSISGSPLEASSSAPTPGSTNKKAKSRPMDKDPRFRNRLSHTSPPSFLAKAKRPPPAEARGVGAGNHLPAGQQQLPRRQRSVHRVGESQTPSLIAVQILEMDQPITAQHCPWPNSCRMGVHSYTVSLHGNNSTLSHITLHMSSNISVLVFQCAVNMGHPCPNRQRSETEESSTKITSTKGMDHLWSVPVLLFQDISYHFRVALSKDVSCANDSEGGGNTGLYSDYHFLFQSSCA, from the exons ATGGACGTGGTTGATGAAACTGAAGCCCTACAAAGATTTTTTGAAG GCCATGATATCAACAGCTCCTTGGAGCCAGCCAACATTGACACCAGTATCCTGGAGGAGTATATCAGCAAAGAGGACGACAGCACTGACAT TTGTTTCTCAGAGGTCCACAGCACCCCCGGGCCCAGTTACTCTTTACCACAGACTGGGGTGTCCTCTTCTGGAGGGGTGGTGTGTGGAGTGAGCTCTCCCATCCACCTTCGCCAGGAAACTGCACCCCTATCCTCCcacacccccttccctccaccATCCCACCTGGGTCTTATCCGCCAGAACTACTCCTGCCTGGGGCAACAGCAGCACATTAAGACTGATCACAGGGGGCACTACATTCCTGG AACACTCCCTGAATCACCCCCAGACTCCAGCTCGGAACCATACTCCCCCCAGCAAGTTAATG ACAGTCACCTTCTCAGGACCATGACACCTGAGAACATGTGTCACATgactcctcctccaccccctcctccacatccccactatcccagcatgcatcgGGATGTTTACATGAAGCCAGAACCCATGGTATCACAGTATCCCATTGGCCCAGCcgtgggtgggggaggggataTGCAGCAGACCCAAATGCTGCAACAACTGCTGCAGCATCCACAAGGACagga tGGTATTGCAGTTCACCAGGCCAAAAAGAGGAAGCATTCAGACTCACCCCCTGGCACACTCAACGCCCAAATGCTCACTGGTATTATTAAACAAGAGCCAG GTTTGATGCAGGATGCTGAGAGCTCCTACCTGGATCCTAATTACCAGTGCATTAAGTGGCAGCCCCACCAGCAGAACAAATGGACTCCACTGTACGATGCCAACGGCAAAGagct tCCTATGCCCACCTATCGTGTGGATGCAGACAAGGGCTTTAACTTCTCTGTGCCAGATGATGCCTTTGTATGCCAGAAGAAGAACCACTTCCAGGTGACGGTGTACATTGGCATGCTAGGAGATCCCAAGTATGTCAAGACCTGTGAGGGCCTGCAACCAATTGACTGCTTCTATCTCAAACTCAATGGGGTCAAG CTGGAAGCGATGAACCAGTCTATCAATGTAGAGCAGTCCCAGTCTGACCGCAGCAAGAGGCCCTTCAAGCCTGTGCT AGTGACTCTGCCCCCAGAGCAGGTCACCAAGGTGACAGTGGGGCGGCTGCACTTCAGTGAGACTACAGCCAATAACATGAGGAAGAAGGGCAAGCCCAACCCTGATCAGAG gtactTCATGCTGGTGGTGGCACTGCAAGCACAGTCCCACAGTCAGAGCTACACTGTGGCTGCTCAGGTGTCCGAGCGGATCATCGTCAGG GCATCAAACCCGGGACAGTTTGAGAGTGACAGTGAGGTTCTGTGGCAGCGAGGCCAACTGCCAGACTCAGTGTACCACCATGGCCGAGTTGGCGTCAACACTGATCGGCCTGATGAGGCACTGGTCATCCATGGCAACCTTAAGGTCATGGGCTCCTTAGTGCACCCCTCGGACATCCGTGCAAAGGAGAACGTccaggag GTTGACACCACAGACAATTTGAAGAGAATCTCACAGATGCGACTGGTGCATTACCAGTACAAGCCTGAGTTTGCAGCAACTGTGGGCATTGAAAACACTGCAGAGACAG GAGTTATTGCCCAGGAGGTGCAGCAGATCTTGCCAGAGGCAGTGAAAGAGGGCGGGGATGTGGTCTGTGCCAATGGAGAGACCATTCCCAACCTGTTGGTGGTCAATAAG GACCGCATCTTCATGGAGAATGTGGGGGCAGTGAAGGAGCTGTGCAAGCTCACAGACAACCTGGAGATGCGGATTGATGAGCTGGAGCGCTGGAGTCGCAAGCTGGCCAAACTACGCAGACTAGACAGTATGAAGAGTACTGTGAGCGGAGGCACTGTCAG CCAATCTGGAAGCCAGTTTAGCCGTTCAGGAAGTGGTCCATTGAAGAAAAGAGCACCCAAACTGGGGAAGaag AGTCCCTCTTCACAGGATGGATGCTTCAGCCCTAGGATTCTGCAGGGAGCAATCCTCGCCCTGATTATCGTTATGACCTTCAG CCTGATCTCCATGTCCATCCTATATGTGTTGACCCTACACCACCATGGGGAGATCACAGATACTGTTGG CGCCAGTGCAGAGTTGGGCTCATCTCGCAAGTCAACCTATTCTTCCCACAGAGACACCACTTTGCCACCGCAAG CTTCCACTCTGCCCTCTCCCTTACCATCCAATCAGGCTGCTTGCTGCCCCTCCCCAACTGTTGTGAACAATGAATCAGTCAATAGCTTGTTGTCAAGCACCAACCAGTCCATATCAG GCTCTCCTTTAGAAGCCAGCTCCTCTGCCCCTACCCCAGGCAGTACCAATAAGAAGGCAAAGTCCCGTCCTATGGACAAAGACCCTCGCTTCAGGAATCGCCTGAGCcacacctcccccccctccttcctggCTAAAGCTAAACGCCCCCCACCTGCAGAGGCAAGAGGTGTGGGAGCAGGCAACCACTTaccagcaggacagcagcaaCTGCCCCGCAGACAACGCAGTGTGCACAGAGTTG GTGAAAGCCAAACACCTTCACTGATAGCAGTGCAGATCCTGGAGATggaccagccaatcacagcacaacaCTGTCCATGGCCTaacagctgcag gatgGGGGTCCACAGCTATACTGTGTCTCTCCATGGAAACAACTCCACTCTCAGCCACATAACTCTACACATGAG
- the myrf gene encoding myelin regulatory factor isoform X1, which yields MDVVDETEALQRFFEGHDINSSLEPANIDTSILEEYISKEDDSTDICFSEVHSTPGPSYSLPQTGVSSSGGVVCGVSSPIHLRQETAPLSSHTPFPPPSHLGLIRQNYSCLGQQQHIKTDHRGHYIPGTLPESPPDSSSEPYSPQQVNDSHLLRTMTPENMCHMTPPPPPPPHPHYPSMHRDVYMKPEPMVSQYPIGPAVGGGGDMQQTQMLQQLLQHPQGQDGIAVHQAKKRKHSDSPPGTLNAQMLTGIIKQEPGLMQDAESSYLDPNYQCIKWQPHQQNKWTPLYDANGKELPMPTYRVDADKGFNFSVPDDAFVCQKKNHFQVTVYIGMLGDPKYVKTCEGLQPIDCFYLKLNGVKLEAMNQSINVEQSQSDRSKRPFKPVLVTLPPEQVTKVTVGRLHFSETTANNMRKKGKPNPDQRYFMLVVALQAQSHSQSYTVAAQVSERIIVRASNPGQFESDSEVLWQRGQLPDSVYHHGRVGVNTDRPDEALVIHGNLKVMGSLVHPSDIRAKENVQEVDTTDNLKRISQMRLVHYQYKPEFAATVGIENTAETGVIAQEVQQILPEAVKEGGDVVCANGETIPNLLVVNKDRIFMENVGAVKELCKLTDNLEMRIDELERWSRKLAKLRRLDSMKSTVSGGTVSQSGSQFSRSGSGPLKKRAPKLGKKSPSSQDGCFSPRILQGAILALIIVMTFSLISMSILYVLTLHHHGEITDTVGTASFCTLSISCTCGLTATVTFCPSFFPCASAELGSSRKSTYSSHRDTTLPPQASTLPSPLPSNQAACCPSPTVVNNESVNSLLSSTNQSISGSPLEASSSAPTPGSTNKKAKSRPMDKDPRFRNRLSHTSPPSFLAKAKRPPPAEARGVGAGNHLPAGQQQLPRRQRSVHRVGESQTPSLIAVQILEMDQPITAQHCPWPNSCRMGVHSYTVSLHGNNSTLSHITLHMSSNISVLVFQCAVNMGHPCPNRQRSETEESSTKITSTKGMDHLWSVPVLLFQDISYHFRVALSKDVSCANDSEGGGNTGLYSDYHFLFQSSCA from the exons ATGGACGTGGTTGATGAAACTGAAGCCCTACAAAGATTTTTTGAAG GCCATGATATCAACAGCTCCTTGGAGCCAGCCAACATTGACACCAGTATCCTGGAGGAGTATATCAGCAAAGAGGACGACAGCACTGACAT TTGTTTCTCAGAGGTCCACAGCACCCCCGGGCCCAGTTACTCTTTACCACAGACTGGGGTGTCCTCTTCTGGAGGGGTGGTGTGTGGAGTGAGCTCTCCCATCCACCTTCGCCAGGAAACTGCACCCCTATCCTCCcacacccccttccctccaccATCCCACCTGGGTCTTATCCGCCAGAACTACTCCTGCCTGGGGCAACAGCAGCACATTAAGACTGATCACAGGGGGCACTACATTCCTGG AACACTCCCTGAATCACCCCCAGACTCCAGCTCGGAACCATACTCCCCCCAGCAAGTTAATG ACAGTCACCTTCTCAGGACCATGACACCTGAGAACATGTGTCACATgactcctcctccaccccctcctccacatccccactatcccagcatgcatcgGGATGTTTACATGAAGCCAGAACCCATGGTATCACAGTATCCCATTGGCCCAGCcgtgggtgggggaggggataTGCAGCAGACCCAAATGCTGCAACAACTGCTGCAGCATCCACAAGGACagga tGGTATTGCAGTTCACCAGGCCAAAAAGAGGAAGCATTCAGACTCACCCCCTGGCACACTCAACGCCCAAATGCTCACTGGTATTATTAAACAAGAGCCAG GTTTGATGCAGGATGCTGAGAGCTCCTACCTGGATCCTAATTACCAGTGCATTAAGTGGCAGCCCCACCAGCAGAACAAATGGACTCCACTGTACGATGCCAACGGCAAAGagct tCCTATGCCCACCTATCGTGTGGATGCAGACAAGGGCTTTAACTTCTCTGTGCCAGATGATGCCTTTGTATGCCAGAAGAAGAACCACTTCCAGGTGACGGTGTACATTGGCATGCTAGGAGATCCCAAGTATGTCAAGACCTGTGAGGGCCTGCAACCAATTGACTGCTTCTATCTCAAACTCAATGGGGTCAAG CTGGAAGCGATGAACCAGTCTATCAATGTAGAGCAGTCCCAGTCTGACCGCAGCAAGAGGCCCTTCAAGCCTGTGCT AGTGACTCTGCCCCCAGAGCAGGTCACCAAGGTGACAGTGGGGCGGCTGCACTTCAGTGAGACTACAGCCAATAACATGAGGAAGAAGGGCAAGCCCAACCCTGATCAGAG gtactTCATGCTGGTGGTGGCACTGCAAGCACAGTCCCACAGTCAGAGCTACACTGTGGCTGCTCAGGTGTCCGAGCGGATCATCGTCAGG GCATCAAACCCGGGACAGTTTGAGAGTGACAGTGAGGTTCTGTGGCAGCGAGGCCAACTGCCAGACTCAGTGTACCACCATGGCCGAGTTGGCGTCAACACTGATCGGCCTGATGAGGCACTGGTCATCCATGGCAACCTTAAGGTCATGGGCTCCTTAGTGCACCCCTCGGACATCCGTGCAAAGGAGAACGTccaggag GTTGACACCACAGACAATTTGAAGAGAATCTCACAGATGCGACTGGTGCATTACCAGTACAAGCCTGAGTTTGCAGCAACTGTGGGCATTGAAAACACTGCAGAGACAG GAGTTATTGCCCAGGAGGTGCAGCAGATCTTGCCAGAGGCAGTGAAAGAGGGCGGGGATGTGGTCTGTGCCAATGGAGAGACCATTCCCAACCTGTTGGTGGTCAATAAG GACCGCATCTTCATGGAGAATGTGGGGGCAGTGAAGGAGCTGTGCAAGCTCACAGACAACCTGGAGATGCGGATTGATGAGCTGGAGCGCTGGAGTCGCAAGCTGGCCAAACTACGCAGACTAGACAGTATGAAGAGTACTGTGAGCGGAGGCACTGTCAG CCAATCTGGAAGCCAGTTTAGCCGTTCAGGAAGTGGTCCATTGAAGAAAAGAGCACCCAAACTGGGGAAGaag AGTCCCTCTTCACAGGATGGATGCTTCAGCCCTAGGATTCTGCAGGGAGCAATCCTCGCCCTGATTATCGTTATGACCTTCAG CCTGATCTCCATGTCCATCCTATATGTGTTGACCCTACACCACCATGGGGAGATCACAGATACTGTTGG TACTGCATCCTTCTGCACGCTCTCCATTTCCTGCACATGCGGCCTTACTGCCACTGTCACCTTCTGCCCATCTTTCTTTCCATG CGCCAGTGCAGAGTTGGGCTCATCTCGCAAGTCAACCTATTCTTCCCACAGAGACACCACTTTGCCACCGCAAG CTTCCACTCTGCCCTCTCCCTTACCATCCAATCAGGCTGCTTGCTGCCCCTCCCCAACTGTTGTGAACAATGAATCAGTCAATAGCTTGTTGTCAAGCACCAACCAGTCCATATCAG GCTCTCCTTTAGAAGCCAGCTCCTCTGCCCCTACCCCAGGCAGTACCAATAAGAAGGCAAAGTCCCGTCCTATGGACAAAGACCCTCGCTTCAGGAATCGCCTGAGCcacacctcccccccctccttcctggCTAAAGCTAAACGCCCCCCACCTGCAGAGGCAAGAGGTGTGGGAGCAGGCAACCACTTaccagcaggacagcagcaaCTGCCCCGCAGACAACGCAGTGTGCACAGAGTTG GTGAAAGCCAAACACCTTCACTGATAGCAGTGCAGATCCTGGAGATggaccagccaatcacagcacaacaCTGTCCATGGCCTaacagctgcag gatgGGGGTCCACAGCTATACTGTGTCTCTCCATGGAAACAACTCCACTCTCAGCCACATAACTCTACACATGAG